In Longimicrobiaceae bacterium, a genomic segment contains:
- a CDS encoding class I SAM-dependent methyltransferase, whose protein sequence is MKPIPVQDAPGAAVPAPPTRRRPDRGSRAAQAVFLELLDKHLSHGALRLIVDGAPVVVGAAEGAESVPTLRVHDPRFFRRVLGEGNLGLGEAYMDGDWTMEEGEVHDFLAILLRNRIDRKVRADPATAWKVFKVQAANLLRGRQWGHVQQHYDLGDDLFESFLDSTLTYSCGYARTPGDSPDELQFNKLDRICQKLELRPGDRLLDIGCGFGGLLVHAATHYGATGMGITTSQRHHEHGNERIRSAGVGDRVRIELRDHRSIEGEFDRVVSVGMMEHLPRKEYGRYFARIAAVLPPHGIGLVHAVGCNGQRNEHDPFTQKYIFPGSGQPRLSEMTAGCERHGLAIRDVENLIRHYGYTAHGWLESFRANQHRLDPVRYDARFRRMWEYYLSCAVAAASYSDAALYQVLFMKDYAGPMPLHRV, encoded by the coding sequence ATGAAGCCCATCCCGGTGCAGGACGCCCCCGGAGCCGCCGTACCCGCTCCTCCGACCCGCCGCCGTCCCGACCGCGGCTCCCGAGCGGCCCAGGCCGTCTTCCTGGAGCTGCTCGACAAGCACCTCTCCCACGGCGCCCTGCGCCTGATCGTGGACGGCGCGCCGGTGGTGGTCGGCGCGGCGGAGGGGGCCGAATCGGTCCCCACCCTCCGCGTGCACGACCCCCGGTTCTTCCGCCGCGTGCTCGGCGAGGGGAACCTGGGGCTGGGGGAGGCTTACATGGACGGCGACTGGACGATGGAGGAGGGCGAGGTCCACGACTTCCTGGCCATCCTCCTTCGCAACCGGATCGACCGGAAGGTCCGCGCCGACCCCGCGACCGCCTGGAAGGTCTTCAAGGTCCAGGCGGCCAACCTGCTCCGCGGCCGCCAGTGGGGGCACGTCCAGCAGCACTACGACCTCGGCGACGACCTGTTCGAGTCGTTCCTGGACTCCACCCTCACCTACTCCTGCGGCTACGCGCGTACGCCGGGCGATTCGCCCGACGAGCTGCAGTTCAACAAGCTCGACCGCATCTGCCAGAAGCTGGAGCTGCGTCCCGGCGACCGCCTCCTCGACATCGGCTGCGGCTTCGGCGGGCTCCTCGTCCACGCGGCCACCCACTACGGCGCCACCGGCATGGGGATCACCACCAGCCAGCGGCACCACGAGCACGGCAACGAGCGGATCCGGAGCGCCGGCGTCGGAGACCGGGTCCGCATCGAGCTGCGGGACCACCGCTCCATCGAGGGGGAGTTCGACCGCGTGGTGAGCGTGGGAATGATGGAGCACCTACCGCGCAAGGAGTACGGACGCTACTTCGCCCGGATCGCCGCGGTGCTCCCGCCGCACGGGATCGGGCTGGTGCACGCGGTCGGGTGCAACGGGCAGCGCAACGAGCACGACCCGTTCACCCAGAAGTACATCTTCCCGGGCTCGGGGCAGCCCCGGCTCTCGGAGATGACCGCCGGGTGCGAGCGCCACGGCCTGGCCATCCGGGACGTGGAGAACCTCATCCGCCACTACGGCTACACGGCGCACGGCTGGTTGGAGAGCTTCCGGGCCAACCAGCACCGGCTCGACCCCGTGCGCTACGACGCCCGCTTCCGCCGCATGTGGGAGTACTACCTCTCCTGCGCCGTCGCCGCGGCCTCGTACTCGGACGCCGCGCTGTACCAGGTGCTGTTCATGAAGGACTACGCCGGACCGATGCCGCTGCATCGGGTCTGA
- a CDS encoding fatty acid desaturase, which translates to MHGLTLLYKEFTALGFTQKRPGRVIGEMVFHLLLALGGTAVFIWADPLGVRVAGLLAMTLGNLGIATSTHTSSHNATSDRLWVNKALTFFGYPFMFGASAMYWYTKHIAVHHPTPNVIGLDDDVDLLPWFALTEEEFNQGGPLRRLYYRHQWVLVPLAIALNHLNLTYTSLRYLAGALRDPRGRSRMHWIDVGVVLSHYALWIGVPLLFFPVQHVLGFYLLRSALMGYAMFAGFAPAHFPVEASFLPMEGHSNRAEYKRNSDYILLQTATTVNFRTGWFGRLLCAGVDYQIEHHLFPGISHVYYPQMSVVLQRFCAENGYPYRTLGWGEALWKSLMAFRHPKPVEPALEALRLRVAAQYSDAAALQPAVVQPAVPGLA; encoded by the coding sequence GTGCACGGTCTCACCCTGCTGTACAAGGAGTTCACCGCGCTGGGGTTCACTCAGAAGAGGCCAGGGCGTGTAATCGGTGAGATGGTCTTTCATCTCCTGCTGGCCCTCGGGGGCACCGCCGTCTTCATCTGGGCGGATCCCCTCGGGGTGCGCGTCGCCGGCCTCCTCGCGATGACGCTCGGCAACCTCGGGATCGCGACCAGCACCCACACCTCGTCGCACAACGCCACCAGCGACCGGCTCTGGGTGAACAAGGCGCTCACCTTCTTCGGCTATCCGTTCATGTTCGGCGCGTCGGCGATGTACTGGTACACCAAGCACATCGCCGTGCACCACCCCACGCCCAACGTGATCGGCCTGGACGACGACGTGGACCTCCTCCCCTGGTTCGCGCTCACCGAGGAGGAGTTCAACCAGGGCGGGCCGCTCCGCCGCCTGTACTACCGGCACCAGTGGGTGCTGGTCCCGCTGGCGATCGCGCTGAACCACCTGAACCTCACGTACACCTCGCTGCGCTACCTGGCGGGTGCGCTCCGCGACCCCCGCGGGCGGAGCCGGATGCACTGGATCGACGTTGGGGTGGTCCTCTCGCACTACGCGCTCTGGATCGGCGTCCCCCTGCTCTTCTTCCCGGTGCAGCACGTGCTCGGCTTCTACCTGCTCCGGAGCGCGCTGATGGGGTACGCCATGTTCGCGGGGTTCGCCCCGGCCCACTTCCCGGTGGAGGCCAGCTTCCTCCCCATGGAGGGGCACTCGAACCGGGCGGAGTACAAGCGGAACTCCGACTACATCCTGCTCCAGACCGCGACGACCGTGAACTTCCGGACGGGGTGGTTCGGGCGGCTCCTGTGCGCCGGGGTCGACTACCAGATCGAGCACCACCTCTTTCCGGGGATCAGCCACGTCTACTACCCGCAGATGAGCGTCGTCCTGCAGCGCTTCTGCGCGGAGAACGGCTACCCGTACCGGACGCTCGGGTGGGGGGAGGCGCTCTGGAAGAGCCTCATGGCTTTCCGGCACCCGAAGCCGGTCGAGCCGGCGCTGGAGGCGCTCCGGCTCCGGGTGGCCGCGCAGTATTCCGATGCCGCCGCGCTCCAGCCGGCGGTGGTCCAGCCGGCGGTGCCGGGGCTGGCGTAG